The Henckelia pumila isolate YLH828 chromosome 2, ASM3356847v2, whole genome shotgun sequence genome includes a window with the following:
- the LOC140884201 gene encoding uncharacterized protein, with protein MMNVFALGLLFTSLVTAGFFSPTPEKQNSKDNIVLKDGHKVVVEFEKDNGNTKVSISPQDYKGFVENMEDKVSETLEGVKGGLREEEEEEIHHGFSARELVCDAYGKCKHKITAAIGKTKDSVTEKAREVEEEASEAMGKVKDKARESTENVKESAREAKDKVSDKASDVKEGASVQAEKAKSLVSEKAKEAGEMVGDASERVKQGAQRAKEEGKKEIRGAFQRARAVGARVLAFFVPPVSLNSVSGVLHLLGFAAAYGMCVWVTFASSYVLAAALPRHQFGMVQSKIYPVYFKAMAYCVGMALFGHLLNQRKRLSTVSVGMFQSYNLVLSLVLVLVNLLYLEPRATKVMFERMKMEKEEGRGKESEVDKDPSVRNIEPATETLARGAVGSRGSVEEKQTDTAAATAAAAKAEMVRMSEMLRRLNSYSSFLNVVTLMSLTCHLVYLGQRLHMEC; from the exons ATGATGAATGTTTTCGCTTTGGGTCTTTTGTTCACTTCTCTGGTGACTGCGGGGTTCTTTTCTCCGACCCCGGAGAAGCAGAATTCGAAAGATAATATCGTGTTAAAGGATGGGCACAAGGTTGTGGTTGAGTTTGAGAAGGATAATGGGAATACCAAGGTTTCGATTTCACCCCAAGATTACAAGGGGTTCGTGGAAAACATGGAGGACAAGGTTTCTGAGACGTTGGAGGGTGTGAAGGGTGGAttgagagaagaagaagaagaagaaatccaTCATGGGTTTAGTGCCAGAGAGCTTGTGTGCGATGCGTATGGCAAGTGTAAGCATAAAATTACGGCCGCCATCGGGAAGACTAAGGACTCGGTGACGGAGAAGGCCCGTGAGGTGGAGGAAGAGGCGAGCGAGGCCATGGGGAAAGTTAAAGACAAAGCCCGGGAATCAACGGAGAATGTGAAGGAGTCTGCGAGAGAAGCGAAAGATAAGGTTTCGGACAAGGCCAGCGACGTGAAAGAAGGTGCTTCTGTTCAAGCGGAGAAGGCGAAGAGCCTTGTGTCGGAGAAGGCGAAGGAAGCAGGAGAAATGGTGGGAGATGCTTCGGAAAGAGTGAAACAGGGCGCTCAAAGGGCGAAAGAAGAAGGGAAGAAAGAGATAAGGGGAGCGTTCCAGCGGGCTCGGGCTGTTGGGGCCCGTGTTCTGGCATTCTTCGTCCCGCCCGTGAGCTTGAACTCGGTGTCCGGCGTGCTTCATTTGCTGGGATTTGCGGCGGCGTATGGGATGTGCGTTTGGGTTACTTTTGCTTCGAGTTATGTACTCGCTGCGGCGTTGCCTAGACACCAGTTTGGTATGGTGCAGAGCAAGATTTATCCTGTGTACTTCAAGGCCATGGCTTATTGTGTGGGGATGGCTTTGTTCGGACACTTGCTAAACCAGAGGAAAAGGTTGTCTACAGTTAGTGTTGGCATGTTTCAATCTTACAATCTTGTGTTATCACTTGTCTTGGTCTTGGTGAATTTGCTCTACTTGGAGCCTCGCGCAACAAAG GTGATGTTTGAAAGAATGAAGATGGAAAAGGAAGAAGGGAGAGGAAAAGAGAGCGAGGTGGACAAGGATCCGAGTGTCAGAAACATCGAACCGGCGACCGAAACACTGGCAAGAGGCGCGGTGGGGAGTCGGGGATCGGTGGAAGAGAAACAAACGGATACAGCAGCAGCAACAGCGGCCGCAGCCAAGGCTGAAATGGTGAGAATGAGTGAGATGCTGAGGAGGCTGAATTCATACTCTTCATTCCTCAATGTTGTGACTCTCATGTCTCTCACATGTCACCTAGTCTACTTAGGACAGCGCCTGCATATGGAATGTTGA
- the LOC140878808 gene encoding berberine bridge enzyme-like 22 translates to MGSIAIFFMLFLSVPWAATSHVHHKAFLKCMSCHSSRRAKILRNIYTPKSSEYTSLLEFASQNPRWFNETSERPFAIVAPLKETDVWTAIRCSKRLKLQIRVKSGGHDYEGLSARSKSPFVMIDLSNLNSISINLKQHTAWIQAGATLGQLYYHIGNKSRTHAFPGGLGSSVGSGGHISGGGLGTLLRKYGLAADNVLDARFMDVNGRILDRGSMGEDLFWALRGGGGASFGVILAWKLRLVRVPEQVTVFAFRRKLDPNDLNLLHKWQNTAHFLPRDLFIRILIQNFGNNVPGDEKFVQVTYNGMFLGTAAQLVKLLRKHFPEFDLQTGDCFQEALKDGVCTDKPCMKKECHQVSWIQSAVFFSGRKPGQPAETLLSKVKNKRVFNKATSDFLKVPIPDKGWKMIHNMFLSEERPIMIIDPLGGKMDTIAENGTAFPHRKGNLFNIQYMINWFDDNRAQVADKHIAWMRSLRKKMAPYVAKSPRSAYINYKDLDLGKNDEDYSYDQGKVWGEKYFKGNFKRLAKIKGKIDPKNFFRNEQSIPVFAVDD, encoded by the coding sequence atGGGAAGCATTGCAATATTCTTTATGCTTTTCCTTTCGGTTCCCTGGGCAGCTACATCCCATGTCCATCACAAAGCCTTTCTCAAATGCATGTCATGCCATTCATCTCGTCGAGCCAAGATTCTGCGAAACATCTACACCCCGAAATCATCCGAATACACGTCGCTCCTGGAATTTGCGTCGCAGAATCCGAGATGGTTCAATGAAACCAGTGAAAGGCCATTTGCAATCGTGGCACCCCTCAAAGAAACCGATGTTTGGACCGCCATCCGCTGCAGCAAAAGGCTCAAGCTCCAGATCAGGGTCAAGAGTGGTGGCCATGATTACGAAGGCCTGTCCGCCCGCTCCAAGTCGCCTTTCGTCATGATCGATCTCTCCAATCTCAACTCCATAAGCATCAATCTGAAACAGCACACGGCCTGGATTCAGGCAGGGGCGACTTTGGGACAGCTTTACTATCATATAGGCAATAAGAGCAGGACTCATGCATTCCCCGGAGGATTAGGCTCCAGCGTCGGCTCGGGGGGGCACATCAGCGGAGGGGGATTGGGGACATTGCTGAGGAAATACGGGCTTGCGGCAGACAACGTGCTCGATGCTCGATTCATGGATGTGAATGGTAGAATCCTGGACAGGGGAAGTATGGGAGAAGATCTGTTTTGGGCTCTCAGGGGTGGTGGGGGAGCAAGTTTCGGAGTGATACTCGCCTGGAAACTCCGGCTGGTTCGAGTCCCCGAACAGGTCACAGTTTTCGCCTTTCGTCGGAAACTGGATCCTAATGATCTAAACCTCCTCCACAAGTGGCAAAACACCGCGCATTTCCTCCCGCGAGATCTCTTCATCCGAATCCTCATCCAAAACTTTGGAAACAATGTTCCAGGGGACGAGAAATTCGTCCAAGTCACGTACAATGGCATGTTTCTCGGGACCGCGGCTCAACTAGTCAAACTGTTGAGAAAACACTTCCCCGAATTCGACCTCCAGACCGGAGATTGCTTCCAGGAAGCGCTGAAAGACGGTGTTTGCACTGATAAGCCATGCATGAAGAAAGAATGCCACCAGGTGTCCTGGATCCAATCCGCAGTCTTTTTCAGCGGGAGAAAACCCGGCCAGCCAGCCGAGACATTGCTTAGCAAAGTCAAAAACAAGCGTGTCTTCAACAAGGCGACGTCCGATTTCTTGAAGGTTCCCATACCCGACAAGGGATGGAAGATGATACACAACATGTTCTTGTCCGAAGAGCGTCCTATCATGATCATCGACCCTCTTGGAGGAAAAATGGACACGATTGCAGAAAACGGAACCGCGTTTCCGCATAGAAAAGGGAATCTGTTCAACATTCAGTACATGATAAACTGGTTCGATGACAATCGTGCCCAAGTTGCTGACAAGCACATAGCTTGGATGAgatctcttcgcaagaaaatggCCCCATATGTGGCTAAGTCGCCAAGAAGTGCGTACATCAATTACAAAGATCTCGACTTGGGGAAGAACGACGAGGATTACAGCTACGATCAGGGGAAAGTGTGGGGGGAGAAGTATTTCAAAGGAAACTTCAAAAGATTGGCGAAGATAAAAGGCAAAattgatccaaaaaacttcttCAGAAATGAACAGAGCATCCCAGTTTTTGCTGTAGATGACTAA